The nucleotide sequence CACCTAACATGTGAATGATTTACCCATTCCCACCAGGAAAAAAGTCTGTGCCTTCCGTGACTATAGCAGCAGTTCATTTTGGCGTACACAATGTGCATTACCTTACAGACACCATCATGAATAtttcactcccccccccccccactgtatcaaaatcaggacttcccCACCTCAATTCACCCTTGTTTGCTCCCCCTTCCGCTACTGATCGAAAAATATTGCCCTCCCACTGAAAAATTGCGTGAGAACATATTTTATAAGAACATTCGTCGACCGCACCTGACACTGACGTGTAGACATTCTGAGTTGAACATAATTGACATGACTTACATTACCTTTGATAAGTCTTGGGGTTCTATAAAATCCTCAGCTGGTACTTGCATCAGACATTCAAGAAGTTCTTCAGAGTTGTCTTTCTTACATCCAACTGCTTGTCCGATAGCGTGAGCTTTAACTTTTTCAAATTCTTCATCTCTATTGAGAGCAACATCTGCAACTGCAGAACCACTCTAAAAAAGGTAACATTACTTTATACGTCCACTTTCTTATTTGGCAAATGGTTGTCGTATGTCTGGCGAGCGCAGAATTTTGTTGGTTTTAGTTGGCTTGTCGTTTTTGGAGAAAGATTGGGTGGGGTGGCCAATTCTCCTTTCTTTAAATGCTGACTGTATTGTGTTTCTATGAGATATTATATACATCAATGAGAGATGCCAATAAACAAAGCGATTTGTACATCGCAATTCATACCTGACCCACGCCAAGTTGAACTCGTTTGAACGAATAATATGTGGAAATACAATGCCTTAGTCTCGTTCAACGTCATGACAACACGCGTTCATACGTGCGGTGCTCAATATGTGAGTAAAAACGTTCAAAATACCGTTATGATTTCTGTTCCAggtttttcataaattatgcttacTTAAAGGAGCACAAACCGAGTTCATACAATTTTGGCCTTAATTTGTGCTGCATATCTTAAAAGGTACTTGAAGTAGTATTcgacttactgaagcatacttcaCCCAttaaactcaaacctggtattacgATGTAACTTATTATAAAGGAACCAATGACGTATTTTATCATACGTCGAAGAAATCGctactatgcaatcaattgttctaacaatgctaCAAGACATTTTGTGATGACATAGAAGGCTTTAACATCACGTGacactagaatagtttaattgaatttttatgtaaaatatttttacttgAGTATGAGCTCactttgtgccactttaaggaTGATTATCCAACACTTTTCGTCATTCAGACAGAAAATAGTTGGGTTTTTAGGCTTataagaccccttaggtcacttataTTTCCACATATAACTGATTGGAGGAAACTACAGTAGAATTTGAAGCAGAATTATCCAtgcatgcccccccccccactctcTTTCCTCCCTTCGATGGACATAGACATCTATGCACTTGCTGCAACGGGAAcgtgtattttttattaattgttttgttaggtacaataaattactcgtaatatcgtacaccgtgaatagtattacatcatcTGTAGATAAACGTATTTTTGTAgttgtatacacgataaatcaaatcgaAATGTTGTTTCGGTCCGCAAcctaaaatcagcgccctcaacggtgatcacaATTTCTACCTTTTTCTGTCCTGCTTATATAAATAATGTCGACCTCTGATTAACATGAACAGTGTCTAATTAATAGGAACcgtatttttaataattttcagtgaatatttacTCTGATTATAACTTCTACAGTTTTATCATCTATcgaaacaaattcaaaacatagcTTTCgttcaaaatttaaacttgtcactacactaacAGATAAATGACGGCCTTTTTATAAGTAAATATAATAGATCAatttttttagtgaatatatatgtTTGGTAATTTAATTGGTGATacaaatgtcccagttgcagctagtgcaggtttaaccCTATCAATTGGGATAGGCTAATATAGTTTGCATTGATCCCTCTCAGCTACTGTTTTTGCACATTCTATTTTACTCCTGTGCTTACCTGCATTATAGCTCTATGGAACAGTCCTGACGATAACGTCGATAATATGTGGAATTGAACACTGAATGATCCGGCACTCTCACCAAATATTGTTACACGATCAGCATCACCACCGAAAGCTGTCAATAAAAACAtcacagacaaacaaaaattATTGGGTTCTTTAAAAGATGTTCACAATTCACTAGTTAATGAGACAATATTTGCGACAACATTCATGAAACCTTTTAAATATATGGTCAAATGTATTTCTGAAGGATTTGGTGTCAGACTGAAATAGTCGTCGCTGTGGGCGCTCTTCTACACTGACCTAAACAATGGCCTGTTGCAATGATGACATATATACCACTTTTAAAGCTAGTCTTACCTCCGATGTTTTCTTTCACCCATTGTAACGCCAGAACTTGATCAAGTAGGCCATAATTACCAGTAGAAACAGAGTCGCCTAGTTAGTAAACAGAATTTTCGTATCGGACAAATAACGGACTGAGATTTAGAGAACAAAAGCGTCGTCAGAAGATAAAAGTTACGGTGTGAGATTTTGATGAGGAAAGTGTCGTCAGAATGTAAAAGTTACGGTGTGAGATTTTGATGAGGAAAGTGTCGTCAGAATGTAAAGTTTCGGTGTGAGATTTTGATGAGGAAAGTGTCGTCAGAATGTAAAGTTACGGTGTGAGATTTTGATGAGGAAAGTGTCGTCAGAATGTAAAGTTACGGTGTGAGATTTTGATGAGGAAAGTGTCGTCAGAATGTAAAGTTACGGTGTGAGATTTTGATGAGGAAAGTGTCGTCAGAATGTAAAGTTACGGTGTGAGATTTTGATGAGGAAAGTGTCGTCAGAATGTAAAAGTTACGATGTGAGATTTTGATGCGCAAAATTTCAGTATGTACAAGTTACAGTATGAGACAAGCGGAAATCTCGTTAAAATGTAAAAGTTACAGTGTGAGATTTTGATGAGGAAAGTGTCGTCAGAATGTAAAGTTACGGTGTGAGATTTTGATGAGGAAAGTGTCGTCAGAATGTAAAGTTACGGTGTGAGATTTTGATGAGGAAAGTGTCGTCAGAATGTAAAAGTTATACGATGTGAGATTTTGATGCGCAAAATTTCAGTATGTACAAGTTACAGTATGAGACAAGCGGAAATCTCGTTAAAATGTAAAAGTTACAGTGTGAGATTTTGATGAGGAAAGTGTCGTCAGAATGTAAAGTTACGGTGTGAGATTTTGATGAGGAAAGTGTCGTCAGAATGTAAAGTTACGGTGTGAGATTTTGATGAGGAAAGTGTCGTCAGAATGTAAAAGTTACGATGTGAGATTTTGATGCGCAAAATTTCAGTATGTACAAGTTACAGTATGAGACAAGCGGAAATCTCATTAAAATGTCAAAGTTACAGTGTGAGATTTTGATGAGGAAAGTGTCGTCAGAATATAAAACGTCATACGGTGTGAGATTTTGATGCGCAAAATGTCAGAATGTAAATGTTACGGTATGAGATTCTAAGCGGAAATACAATTACCCGTGGACAGGAATCCAAATACTCCAAGTCGGTAGTTAATAGTTacaacaatgacgtcatttatacCAGCCAATGGTGTGCCGTCATTTGTAATCGATGTAGATGTCCCAGTGACGAATCCCCCGCCGTGAATCCAAACCATGACGGCTGCTTTTGTTGGCTGTCAAGTATAGAGAACCGGTCCTTGTTTTAGGGAACGAGTAGAATTTAGGGCGCGGGGaggcgtggggggggggggggctgagcacaaaatattttatcatttcgaGAACCTCTTCCCAAATATGTAACTAAAATATCGTAAACTATAGACCTTGTATAAGCTTTGACAAGTCCTACCGAGTCGTGTTACAGTGAGTGTGCAACATAACCCTGTCGTGTAGTCCTAAAACCTGGGTGGAAATCTGCAGAATCGCGTGTGATGTGTACTGTACTTATGTGTGCTTGTGCATACTTATGCGTATTTGTGCGTACTTATGCGTATTTGTGCGTATTTATGTGTATGACAACAAGTAGCTCTAGCAGGGATCGATTCCTGGCACAAAAATTTACGAAAAAAAGTCCCCGGCTAAATCGATGAGCCAGAAGCAGACGACCGTCAGATCGGAcaataatacagtataataaattgtatatttctAGAATACTAATGACATTATGATGAACCTCTGAACTGCTGACGACTCAAACAACACATAAAGGAAACGTCgtttttatcaaattaaatgaTGGGCAGcaagatttgaaaaaaacaagCACTTTATGTTAAAGTGTAAAGTCAGGTCAGATCGGGTCAGATCAAGAGCGTCTGGTATTTTTAGATTTAGAATTATTGTCTATACAAAAAGAAGTTGTAAGCGAAATAACTGAGCTTACATTTTGTGCTTGAAAACTTGAGTTTTTAATATggatcaatatgcaaatatcttgaactttgaactttagCTTCCAGCTGTTTTCTATAGTTAGAATACTATTAGTCTTATTATTAGTCATTGTGCGGTCACGTGGTTTAATTAGCAAGGTAGTCGGTCAACTTTGGAAAGTAGGCAGATTAAAGCACATTGTACAAGCAAGCAATGTTTAAATGAATACATACCCTAGGTTGTGGGGCAAACACGTTGAGATGAAGACAGTCTTCCCCCATAGTAAAGTCCGCTTCTAATGGAAATAACGGTACCTCGAACTGCATGCATATATTCCTGAAGTACGAAGCATCGTACTCGCCACTCCATGGTGATTTTGGTACAGGTGGTTGAAATCTTAAGTCACCTATCGGGGGTTCAGCGTACGGTATCCCTTTGTAGACGTGGACTGTGTGTAGGGTGTCCCCGTGGGTGAACTGTACAGTTGAACCGACTAGTTTACCTGTGCTGATTTCGACAGTTGGGTCTCCAGCATTGACAGTACATGTGGTAGTGAAGAATACGTATATGGTTACAATCAACGAAGTGGAAATCATAGTGGGGCCGAATTTAATACCTGCGGGAAATTATACGGTGGAAGCAGTTGCAACAAATCAATGGGTCAAAAGGACGAATTTTGACTCACTTGTGCAATGTGTACACGTACTACACACCCCTTATCTCATTATTCACAAGTAAGGTCACAGTAAACACGTGCACTGTACACAGAGTGCTTCTGAGGTCATGAATGTAGACGGCGAAACAGTCTATAACTTGCTTCAATGGGATATTTTTCAATGTGTTACTTTATTATGTTATACCAATTGCTAAGGCTTGTTGGTGCTGTCGCTATATTGCCATAACACACAGCcaggcaggcaagcagacagacagacagacagaccgacagacagacagacagacagacagacagacagacgtacatacatacatacatacatgtacatacatacatgtacatacatacatacatacatacatacatacatacatacacacgtacgcacatacatacatacatacatacatacatacatacatacatacatacatacatacatacatacatacatttacccacacATATATATGGGATACGTACTAaccagcgtgcgaaattaacgccggtccttcggcccgagaccaacagatttccgttcggaccgacagtttttcagaattacaaacatttattcaaagatagaCCCAATTTCAcgtacatgaatctgatcttgtgttacctatttttatttattttttatttatttttatttatttattcaggtaaaccaatGGGCATAacgcccatttacagg is from Glandiceps talaboti chromosome 1, keGlaTala1.1, whole genome shotgun sequence and encodes:
- the LOC144438217 gene encoding acetylcholinesterase-like — translated: MISTSLIVTIYVFFTTTCTVNAGDPTVEISTGKLVGSTVQFTHGDTLHTVHVYKGIPYAEPPIGDLRFQPPVPKSPWSGEYDASYFRNICMQFEVPLFPLEADFTMGEDCLHLNVFAPQPRPTKAAVMVWIHGGGFVTGTSTSITNDGTPLAGINDVIVVTINYRLGVFGFLSTGDSVSTGNYGLLDQVLALQWVKENIGAFGGDADRVTIFGESAGSFSVQFHILSTLSSGLFHRAIMQSGSAVADVALNRDEEFEKVKAHAIGQAVGCKKDNSEELLECLMQVPAEDFIEPQDLSKGIMNEITGKPVLFIPRIDGHFLKEDPLDSLSAKSFNKVDTIMGTTADEGMVMLVMFFPQAVDDSEIIVNKTTFDAIFPMAVPNPAKKYPQIVDAAKMLYTNWEEADSVQANYAESYNRIITDQMFVCPTDISARVHYEAGLNVYLYQLDHHPSTSVYPASWTKTGHGEDLAMLFGFHLVFQIRQQEIIGKNWTFTAQEADMSLKVMKYFTNFAKTGSPNMNEDGTSTDIEWPKFTVPELQYKELSPSMPTKRALKARECAFWNQLVPDLIKSLDAVKAECEEKTEASTHDEL